In Monomorium pharaonis isolate MP-MQ-018 chromosome 3, ASM1337386v2, whole genome shotgun sequence, a genomic segment contains:
- the LOC105840047 gene encoding uncharacterized protein LOC105840047, translated as MRLYAVALITWAAFVTTSAENNIANLSNDKVVDYTEFHDLPVKQVVQPYVTDVEAKSSEPSGTEDRSDDFPNAGLSRSAVHAGEERGSNGVSTTDSSSPGSIYATPVAETSVRLETTDNYPFREYPTSHELGYTEDVLLVENAGSFGQKVRQNRPGDGTIIRINEDQRNDEYTSFQKPFSSSTVSLGDEDNRKRPYASATREPFVLALKESNLGDNSPSNDSKTIRSETSARNSDKVLSEVTTESSPPDNVASILENDVVAEILPTPQARLSRAHNGTADEKTAEKSQESTKKPENVVRTSTSVEISPSFQVRFSGPIVVADLPNRETQEMVVDYTDEVSEAYRPVGNTEITSEMTNDDASKVAASSSITSSVMLNPLHVGITLMNANQASLTDSEQSAAIDYVQDYPQQDLQHLATVGGEFVKNDGNQSRIDYQDENFEREIEKQVEVDMQKIPNNSVEIQKSIELYHTAPVHEIHYPPEYIQQTANLGIVETNNIGGVHRTKQQYDFVEQPELRPTYQDNDQDEKNVIKAQQAPTFSQKLNRHEYNVLEDDVGKPMTSAVGTEYSSNTYEQTPLELQSYKYNSIQPALLGPNQFDDSLYDQSNVRHNFNGNDNGTPTRAKPIGSSTRQETASEPVKTYVPTTYQYSVQHPQSNQPYDHQHQFRSPEIRRPEVQQLLLRIIPEGSSANGGFLVPLPRPYPIEKIIEKTVHTVPGPIEIEKKIPVERLVGEKKVQIQVSVPQPQPQLYVDKQIRLPHIYPFHIERVVEKRVPYTVQRLVVQPVQPPSYPLHVRLPAAYPAYPTAPIEQPAAHATVAIEKPTEKPTISSRPPPSPPRPYRANTDRPTDGGGGNPVETRFTKYYQKPQEAIFAETANLHGVAGGLTFVPQPQSATNLSQFYSIPYGRPSAYDNIDVGKNLVPTAHLSNIKLVILPKKFASHVILRPHTAAPSYAIPSFGRQILYNLVEKDKTVKNEYVGPTPPRKISQSKVYPQTKSPQFSTSAAQSLATLRKSRQPETQHYGSFRQSKMEYGFKPPMVPSIQYDEDTASKVEN; from the exons ATGAGACTCTACGCT GTTGCTCTTATAACATGGGCGGCATTCGTAACTACATCTGCGGAAAATAACATCGCAAATTTGAGTAATGACAAG GTTGTCGATTACACGGAGTTTCATGATTTGCCGGTGAAGCAGGTAGTACAGCCGTACGTGACGGACGTAGAAGCGAAGAGTTCTGAACCGTCGGGCACCGAGGATCGTTCTGACGATTTCCCGAATGCCGGATTAAGTAGATCAGCAGTTCACGCCGGCGAGGAGAGAGGATCGAATGGTGTTTCCACGACCGATTCCTCCTCGCCAGGATCGATTTATGCGACGCCGGTCGCCGAGACAAGTGTCCGTTTAGAGACGACCGACAACTATCCATTTAGAGAGTATCCAACGAGTCACGAGCTAGGATACACCGAGGACGTGCTTCTTGTCGAAAATGCCGGTAGTTTTGGACAAAAAGTTCGACAAAATCGCCCGGGTGACGGGACGATTATCAGGATCAACGAGGACCAAAGGAATGACGAGTACACGAGTTTCCAGAAGCCCTTCAGCAGCAGCACTGTGTCTCTCGGAGATGAAGATAATCGCAAGAGGCCTTACGCGTCGGCCACTCGAGAACCATTTGTGCTCGCGCTGAAGGAAAGTAATTTGGGGGATAATTCACCCTCTAACGATTCTAAGACGATCAGGTCTGAAACGTCCGCGAGGAATTCCGACAAAGTTCTCAGTGAAGTCACGACAGAAAGCTCGCCGCCGGATAACGTTGCTTCAATCCTCGAGAACGACGTCGTGGCCGAAATTCTTCCGACCCCACAAGCGAGATTATCCCGTGCGCATAATGGTACCGCGGACGAAAAGACCGCAGAGAAATCTCAGGAGTCCACTAAAAAACCGGAGAACGTTGTGAGAACGTCGACGTCCGTGGAGATCAGCCCTTCATTTCAAGTGAGATTTTCAGGCCCCATCGTAGTGGCCGACTTGCCTAACAGAGAAACTCAGGAGATGGTTGTTGATTATACGGACGAGGTATCCGAAGCGTATAGGCCGGTCGGGAATACCGAGATTACCTCGGAGATGACCAATGACGATGCCTCTAAAGTGGCGGCTTCTTCCAGCATAACATCCTCGGTTATGCTGAATCCTCTGCACGTCGGAATCACGCTGATGAACGCCAATCAAGCTAGTTTAACGGACAGCGAGCAATCTGCTGCGATTGACTATGTTCAGGATTATCCCCAGCAAGATCTACAACATTTGGCAACTGTTGGTGGGGAATTTGTCAAGAATGACGGAAACCAATCACGTATCGATTATCAGGATGAGAATTTTGAACGCGAGATCGAGAAGCAAGTTGAAGTTGACATGCAAAAAATTCCCAACAACTCGGTCGAGATTCAAAAGTCTATCGAGCTCTACCATACCGCGCCGGTACACGAGATCCATTATCCTCCGGAATACATTCAACAGACTGCAAATCTCGGTATCGTCGAAACGAACAATATTGGGGGTGTGCACCGAACGAAGCAACAGTACGATTTCGTCGAACAACCAGAATTGCGACCGACTTATCAAG ATAACGACCAGGACGAAAAGAACGTCATTAAGGCCCAGCAGGCACCTACGTTCTCGCAGAAGCTCAACCGGCACGAATACAACGTCCTCGAGGACGACGTTGGCAAACCGATGACCTCGGCCGTGGGCACTGAGTACTCGTCAAACACTTACGAGCAGACGCCCCTCGAGTTGCAGTCGTACAAGTATAACAGCATTCAGCCGGCTCTGCTAGGCCCGAATCAGTTCGATGACTCGTTATATGATCAATCGAACGTACGGCATAATTTTAACGGCAACGATAACGGCACGCCGACACGTGCAAAACCTATCGGAAGTTCCACGAGGCAAGAAACGGCGAGCGAACCTGTGAAGACTTACGTACCGACTACGTATCAGTATTCGGTGCAGCATCCGCAATCAAATCAACCGTACGACCATCAGCATCAATTCCGTTCGCCGGAGATAAGGCGACCGGAAGTTCAGCAGCTTCTACTCAGGATAATACCCGAGGGATCGTCTGCGAACGGAGGCTTCCTGGTGCCGCTTCCACGGCCCTATCCGATCGAGAAGATCATCGAGAAGACTGTCCACACTGTGCCGGGTCCGATCGAGATCGAGAAGAAGATTCCGGTGGAGCGATTGGTTGGTGAGAAGAAGGTACAGATACAGGTGTCAGTGCCACAGCCGCAGCCGCAGCTGTATGTGGACAAGCAGATCCGTCTGCCGCACATCTATCCGTTCCACATTGAACGGGTGGTCGAGAAAAGGGTGCCGTATACGGTACAGCGATTAGTAGTGCAGCCTGTGCAGCCTCCTTCGTATCCTCTGCACGTGAGGCTACCGGCGGCTTACCCGGCGTATCCGACGGCACCGATCGAACAGCCGGCGGCGCATGCAACCGTCGCGATAGAGAAGCCCACGGAGAAGCCGACGATTTCTTCGCGTCCTCCTCCATCTCCTCCACGACCGTATCGCGCGAACACGGATAGGCCGACTGACGGCGGTGGCGGCAACCCAGTCGAGACCAGATTCACAAAGTATTATCAGAAGCCACAAGAGGCAATCTTTGCCGAAACCGCGAATCTCCACGGTGTTGCCGGTGGCTTGACGTTCGTGCCGCAGCCACAAAGCGCGACGAACCTGTCGCAGTTCTACAGCATCCCCTACGGCAGACCGTCGGCGTACGACAATATCGACGTCGGCAAGAACTTGGTTCCCACGGCACACCTTTCCAACATCAAGCTGGTGATACTGCCGAAGAAATTCGCCAGCCACGTGATACTGCGGCCGCATACGGCCGCGCCGTCGTACGCGATACCGTCCTTCGGACGGCAGATCCTTTACAATCTAGTGGAGAAGGATAAGACGGTCAAGAATGAGTACGTCGGTCCTACGCCACCGCGCAAAATCTCACAGAGCAAGGTGTACCCTCAAACGAAGTCGCCGCAGTTCTCAACGAGCGCCGCTCAATCGTTGGCCACTCTGAGAAAGTCCAGGCAGCCCGAGACGCAGCATTACGGAAGTTTCAGGCAATCGAAAATGGAGTACGGTTTTAAGCCGCCTATGGTGCCGTCCATTCAATACGACGAAGATACCGCCAGTAAAGTAGAGAATTAA